From the genome of Bdellovibrionota bacterium, one region includes:
- a CDS encoding BrnT family toxin, with protein sequence MDFEWDLSKEILNLRKHGIQFSEAVESFFDPQGFQMVDRKHSGNEQRLYWIGKSASGRILTTWFTKRGRLIRIIGSAEWRKFRRLYETTQTE encoded by the coding sequence ATGGATTTTGAGTGGGATCTCTCCAAGGAGATTCTCAATCTCCGAAAGCACGGCATTCAATTTTCGGAGGCAGTCGAGAGTTTCTTTGATCCTCAAGGGTTTCAAATGGTTGATAGAAAACATTCTGGCAATGAACAAAGATTGTATTGGATTGGCAAATCCGCTTCAGGACGAATTCTCACCACTTGGTTTACAAAAAGAGGTCGTCTCATCCGAATAATCGGGTCCGCTGAGTGGAGAAAGTTCAGGAGGCTATATGAAACAACCCAGA